The segment CAGCATCAGAAATGACCCTGATGCTTTTCTGGCATGGCAGTTACAAAATCAGGAATTTGAAGGAAGAAAAGAGAAGAATAGCATGCCTTTGGGTATGTTAAATTCCATTCCATCTCCTACACATATAAAgattgagagaaagaaagacaaaaataaaaaccaGTTCAGAGGAGGTGGTGATGAAAAGCACCCTCTCATCATAATAGACAGTGATGACAGTGATACCGAGTGTGATGCCCCTTCTGTGTGTGAGATGGATACTGATGAAGTAGTCAGGTATTCAGACAGTGGACAGAGTTCTGCACATGGTGTCCATATTGAAGAGTCATGCCAGTATCCCAAACAGAATGGTGAAGACACGATGGATTCTCTGTATCAGAGTTTAACAGAGAATGGATCATTATTAGCCCAGCCTCAGAGTGAGGATATAAACAGCACTGGTCACACAACATTCACCTTCTACAGTGATGATGTGGAGGAAGACTCTATCGGTGAAATCTCACATTATGATGAAGATGTGTCATCCCCTCAGTGTGCAGGATTTCCATTGCAACCCTTCCCAACTCAGCCGAAAATTGTTAATGGATTGCCCAATTATCATCAAAGGAACAACTATCACTATAATCCAATGAAAGGGTCAAGACGTGGCAGAAAATGGtcaaagaaacaaaataatcacgatgaatcatcaaatttatttcACAATGACTCTGAAGCTGACAATGGAAGTATCACAGTAAACAGTGACGATGAAACACAACCAAAGCATATAATGTTAGATACACTCGATCACATCCCCAAGCGTCACGAGAAAAATTACAGGAAAGCACAAAAAACATTTCAGAAAGGTTCAGACACAGTCAATGATGAACTAGTTGCCAGAAGACTGGGACGTGAACTGAACAGGACACAAGTGGAGAAGGATGGCGAGATGGCACGGAGGTAACCATTATACTTCACCTCGGAAATTttctacagtaaaacataattatgttgAAGTGCCAGGGACGGCCTGTTTCACTTAATGATAGGTTAATTTATGATATAACCAATGAGTTAATTGTGTTTAAAGGAATGAAATCACTTATCATTATAAGGGGGTCCAGTCATGGTAGCCTAGTGTGTAGAACATCCACTTTGCAGCCAGAAGGCCCGAGTTCGAATCTTAATCCCAGTCCCACCTCAAACTTAAGACATTTAACAGAAGtatagtgattgttccttcatCAAGCACCTGGCAcacattagaagtgaaagtcgcAGGTCTTTGGGATATGACCTTAGCAACAGTCTAAGTCTTGTGTTGTGTTAGGCATTGGTATGATACAGAACCCTACAGCTATGACCCTGAGCACCACGCATAGGTCAAAGTTTGTGGCAGCTTAATCATATTAATGCATCTAATGCAGGTGATATTAGTGGGGAAAATCTCCATAGGGAtgtaaaacaatgtaaaaacaaaGCAAAACATTATAAGAGTGTTTTCCTAATATTAAACCACATTAATTACATGCATGATATCATTATATTGCATATGATCTGTAATATCAGAAAATTCATGGTAAATAAGTGGAAGTTATATAATGCCTAGATGAATTAACTGCCTTCTGGTTCTCCAACCTAAAATTTTCCATCAaccctaaaaaaaattattcctcaaacattttcatgaatcattTCAGAATTGATATAATTCTCTTCTATTTTtcgctcaagtgagcttttcaacttctccagaaccactgggccgattataaccaaacttggccaaaagcatccttgggtgaagagctttcaagattgttcaaatgaagggccatgtccccttcaaatggaagataatcgcaaaaat is part of the Ostrea edulis chromosome 2, xbOstEdul1.1, whole genome shotgun sequence genome and harbors:
- the LOC125679419 gene encoding uncharacterized protein LOC125679419, with the translated sequence MATGYDERYARQLHEQSLESEIIRGISQFPTDSIRNDPDAFLAWQLQNQEFEGRKEKNSMPLGMLNSIPSPTHIKIERKKDKNKNQFRGGGDEKHPLIIIDSDDSDTECDAPSVCEMDTDEVVRYSDSGQSSAHGVHIEESCQYPKQNGEDTMDSLYQSLTENGSLLAQPQSEDINSTGHTTFTFYSDDVEEDSIGEISHYDEDVSSPQCAGFPLQPFPTQPKIVNGLPNYHQRNNYHYNPMKGSRRGRKWSKKQNNHDESSNLFHNDSEADNGSITVNSDDETQPKHIMLDTLDHIPKRHEKNYRKAQKTFQKGSDTVNDELVARRLGRELNRTQVEKDGEMARRMQEEEDEKNNLIRAERNSFLDRELQQRSHPHLQMHDPYANQVIRHRTPFQLHRLPEGLLLLQTILGMEGQMMPPHLMQNNVDLSDYEALWELAERIGDAKGSGISEEALQSLSTTEFQSSTADTNAVNECRICISDFSDGEMITSLSCNHRFHKDCIEKWLKRKAVCPICRENIHNEN